The proteins below are encoded in one region of Oenanthe melanoleuca isolate GR-GAL-2019-014 chromosome 4A, OMel1.0, whole genome shotgun sequence:
- the MTM1 gene encoding myotubularin isoform X1 → MASSSTPKYNSNSLENSSSKRTLKDGTNWEQNEEIPRLPGETRVTDKDVIYMCPFNGPVKGRVYITNYRLYLRSVENDPVVILNVPLGVISRIEKMGGASSRGENSYGLDITCKDMRNLRFALKQEGHSRRDIFEVLTKYAFPQSHNLLFFAFVNEEKFSENGWMVYNPMSEYRRQGLPNERWRVTFINEHYGLCDTYPSLLVVPYNATDDDLKKVAAFRSRNRIPVLSWIHPETQAVIMRCSQPLVGMSGKRNKDDERYLDIIREANGQISKLTIYDARPNVNAVANKATGGGYEGEDAYPNAELFFLDIHNIHVMRESLKKLKDIVYPNVEESHWLSSLESTHWLEHIKLVLTGAIQVADKVSSGRSSVLVHCSDGWDRTAQLTSLAMLMLDSYYRTIEGFEVLVQKEWISFGHKFASRIGHGDKNHADADRSPIFLQFIDCVWQMSKQFPTAFEFNEQFLITILDHLYSCRFGTFLYNSEFLREKEKVTEKTLSLWSFINSEKSKYTNPFYSKEVNRALYPVASMRHLELWVNYYIRWNPRIRQQQPNPVEQRYMELLALRDDYIRRLEELQITNNSKISNSSASSTSPSQMVSQVQTHF, encoded by the exons ACTCTGAAAGATGGAACTAACTGGgaacaaaatgaagaaataccTCGTCTGCCAGGAGAGACCAGGGTTACAG ACAAGGATGTTATTTATATGTGTCCATTTAATGGCCCCGTTAAAGGAAGAGTGTACATCACGAACTACAGGCTGTACCTAAGAAGTGTGGAAAAT GATCCAGTTGTGATATTGAATGTTCCATTGGGTGTAATTTCAAGGATTGAGAAAATGGGAGGAGCTTCAAGCAGAGGAGAGAACTCTTATGGCTTAGATATAACCTGTAAA gATATGAGAAATTTACGGTTTGCATTAAAACAAGAAGGGCACAGTAGAAGAGATATATTTGAAGTCCTCACAAAATATGCTTTCCCCCAGTCACATAACTTG CTTTTTTTCGCCTTTGTGAATGAGgaaaaattttctgaaaatggatGGATGGTTTACAACCCAATGTCTGAATACAGGAGACAG GGGCTGCCTAATGAACGGTGGCGAGTGACTTTCATTAATGAGCATTACGGGCTGTGTGACACGTACCCATCGCTCTTGGTGGTGCCGTACAATGCAACAGATGATGATCTCAAGAAAGTTGCTGCTTTTAGGTCCCGAAATAGAATCCCG GTTCTCTCATGGATTCATCCAGAAACCCAAGCTGTAATAATGCGCTGCAGTCAGCCCCTGGTTGGAATGAGTGGCAAGCGGAATAAAGATGATGAAAGATACCTTGATATCATCAGGGAGGCCAACGGGCAGATCTCCAAACTGACCATCTATGATGCAAGGCCCAATGTCAATGCAGTTGCAAACAAG GCAACGGGTGGGGGATATGAAGGTGAAGATGCATATCCCAATGCAGAACTTTTCTTCTTGGACATTCATAATATTCATGTCATGCGGGAATCTTTGAAGAAGCTGAAGGACATTGTTTATCCTAATGTGGAAGAATCACACTGGTTGTCAAGTCTGGAATCAACCCATTGGTTAGAACATATAAAG CTTGTTCTGACAGGAGCCATTCAGGTGGCAGATAAGGTGTCATCAGGCCGGAGCTCGGTGCTGGTTCACTGCAGTGACGGCTGGGACCGCACAGCTCAGCTTACCTCCCTGGCCATGCTCATGCTGGACAGCTACTACAGAACCATTGAAGGCTTTGAAGTTCTGGTGCAAAAAGAGTGGATAAGCTTTGGACACAAGTTTGCATCG AGAATAGGCCATGGTGATAAAAACCATGCTGATGCAGACAGATCACCCATCTTTCTCCAGTTTATTGATTGTGTGTGGCAGATGTCTAAACAG TTTCCTACGGCCTTTGAATTCAATGAGCAGTTCCTGATTACAATCCTGGATCACTTGTACAGCTGCCGATTTGGAACTTTCTTGTACAACAGCGAGTTTCTCAGAGAAAAAGAG aaagTGACTGAGAAAACGTTATCATTATGGTCTTTCATAAACAGTGAAAAATCTAAATACACCAATCCTTTTTATAGTAAAGAGGTAAATCGAGCACTCTATCCAGTAGCCAGCATGCGGCATTTAGAGCTCTGGGTCAATTACTACATCAGGTGGAACCCAAGGATTCGGCAACAA CAGCCAAACCCCGTGGAGCAGCGTTACATGGAGCTCCTTGCATTGCGTGATGATTATATCAGGAGACTTGAAGAGCTTCAGATCACAAATAATTCTAAGATATCCAATTCATCAGCCTCATCAACATCTCCCTCACAAATGGTATCCCAAGtacaaacacatttttga
- the MTM1 gene encoding myotubularin isoform X2 — protein MASSSTPKYNSNSLENSSSKRTLKDGTNWEQNEEIPRLPGETRVTDKDVIYMCPFNGPVKGRVYITNYRLYLRSVENDPVVILNVPLGVISRIEKMGGASSRGENSYGLDITCKDMRNLRFALKQEGHSRRDIFEVLTKYAFPQSHNLLFFAFVNEEKFSENGWMVYNPMSEYRRQGLPNERWRVTFINEHYGLCDTYPSLLVVPYNATDDDLKKVAAFRSRNRIPVLSWIHPETQAVIMRCSQPLVGMSGKRNKDDERYLDIIREANGQISKLTIYDARPNVNAVANKATGGGYEGEDAYPNAELFFLDIHNIHVMRESLKKLKDIVYPNVEESHWLSSLESTHWLEHIKLVLTGAIQVADKVSSGRSSVLVHCSDGWDRTAQLTSLAMLMLDSYYRTIEGFEVLVQKEWISFGHKFASRIGHGDKNHADADRSPIFLQFIDCVWQMSKQFPTAFEFNEQFLITILDHLYSCRFGTFLYNSEFLREKEKVTEKTLSLWSFINSEKSKYTNPFYSKEVNRALYPVASMRHLELWVNYYIRWNPRIRQQPNPVEQRYMELLALRDDYIRRLEELQITNNSKISNSSASSTSPSQMVSQVQTHF, from the exons ACTCTGAAAGATGGAACTAACTGGgaacaaaatgaagaaataccTCGTCTGCCAGGAGAGACCAGGGTTACAG ACAAGGATGTTATTTATATGTGTCCATTTAATGGCCCCGTTAAAGGAAGAGTGTACATCACGAACTACAGGCTGTACCTAAGAAGTGTGGAAAAT GATCCAGTTGTGATATTGAATGTTCCATTGGGTGTAATTTCAAGGATTGAGAAAATGGGAGGAGCTTCAAGCAGAGGAGAGAACTCTTATGGCTTAGATATAACCTGTAAA gATATGAGAAATTTACGGTTTGCATTAAAACAAGAAGGGCACAGTAGAAGAGATATATTTGAAGTCCTCACAAAATATGCTTTCCCCCAGTCACATAACTTG CTTTTTTTCGCCTTTGTGAATGAGgaaaaattttctgaaaatggatGGATGGTTTACAACCCAATGTCTGAATACAGGAGACAG GGGCTGCCTAATGAACGGTGGCGAGTGACTTTCATTAATGAGCATTACGGGCTGTGTGACACGTACCCATCGCTCTTGGTGGTGCCGTACAATGCAACAGATGATGATCTCAAGAAAGTTGCTGCTTTTAGGTCCCGAAATAGAATCCCG GTTCTCTCATGGATTCATCCAGAAACCCAAGCTGTAATAATGCGCTGCAGTCAGCCCCTGGTTGGAATGAGTGGCAAGCGGAATAAAGATGATGAAAGATACCTTGATATCATCAGGGAGGCCAACGGGCAGATCTCCAAACTGACCATCTATGATGCAAGGCCCAATGTCAATGCAGTTGCAAACAAG GCAACGGGTGGGGGATATGAAGGTGAAGATGCATATCCCAATGCAGAACTTTTCTTCTTGGACATTCATAATATTCATGTCATGCGGGAATCTTTGAAGAAGCTGAAGGACATTGTTTATCCTAATGTGGAAGAATCACACTGGTTGTCAAGTCTGGAATCAACCCATTGGTTAGAACATATAAAG CTTGTTCTGACAGGAGCCATTCAGGTGGCAGATAAGGTGTCATCAGGCCGGAGCTCGGTGCTGGTTCACTGCAGTGACGGCTGGGACCGCACAGCTCAGCTTACCTCCCTGGCCATGCTCATGCTGGACAGCTACTACAGAACCATTGAAGGCTTTGAAGTTCTGGTGCAAAAAGAGTGGATAAGCTTTGGACACAAGTTTGCATCG AGAATAGGCCATGGTGATAAAAACCATGCTGATGCAGACAGATCACCCATCTTTCTCCAGTTTATTGATTGTGTGTGGCAGATGTCTAAACAG TTTCCTACGGCCTTTGAATTCAATGAGCAGTTCCTGATTACAATCCTGGATCACTTGTACAGCTGCCGATTTGGAACTTTCTTGTACAACAGCGAGTTTCTCAGAGAAAAAGAG aaagTGACTGAGAAAACGTTATCATTATGGTCTTTCATAAACAGTGAAAAATCTAAATACACCAATCCTTTTTATAGTAAAGAGGTAAATCGAGCACTCTATCCAGTAGCCAGCATGCGGCATTTAGAGCTCTGGGTCAATTACTACATCAGGTGGAACCCAAGGATTCGGCAACAA CCAAACCCCGTGGAGCAGCGTTACATGGAGCTCCTTGCATTGCGTGATGATTATATCAGGAGACTTGAAGAGCTTCAGATCACAAATAATTCTAAGATATCCAATTCATCAGCCTCATCAACATCTCCCTCACAAATGGTATCCCAAGtacaaacacatttttga